Part of the Dehalococcoidales bacterium genome is shown below.
CTTGCAATCGCTCCCGGTCCTGAGCCAGTACTTCGTCGCTGACGGCAAAATCTTTGAGCAACCCGGTCAGGGCGGCGGCATAGCGGTTCGAGGTCTGCCTGTCTATCGAGTAGAGCACCCAGGTACCATCTCGTCTCGCCTGCAAAAAACCGGCGCTCTCCAGGATACCCAGGTTACGTGAGGCGCGCGACTGAGAAACATCGAGCGCCTGCATCACCTCGCAGACGCAGCACTCCCGCTCCAGGAGGATATTCAGAATGCGGAGCCGGGTCTCATCAGAGAGCGCCTTTATTGTCTTAATCAGGTACTGCATAGCTCATTCCGGTTATAAGTATATATGCGCATACACACAT
Proteins encoded:
- a CDS encoding metalloregulator ArsR/SmtB family transcription factor, which gives rise to MQYLIKTIKALSDETRLRILNILLERECCVCEVMQALDVSQSRASRNLGILESAGFLQARRDGTWVLYSIDRQTSNRYAAALTGLLKDFAVSDEVLAQDRERLQGAVRVGPGCAGAQTAGKDALKYE